From a single Bacillus pseudomycoides DSM 12442 genomic region:
- a CDS encoding YqzK family protein: MRRALKLTFDGMKVFLLFTGCTILFYFAILWINEEYESYHRYEKPKEETVEKVSGNEEPAKDAFVNRMIFFYENGE, from the coding sequence ATGCGCCGAGCTTTAAAATTAACTTTTGATGGGATGAAAGTATTTTTATTATTTACAGGTTGTACGATTTTGTTTTATTTCGCTATACTATGGATAAATGAAGAATATGAAAGTTATCATCGTTATGAAAAACCAAAAGAAGAGACAGTAGAAAAAGTATCAGGGAATGAGGAACCAGCAAAAGATGCTTTCGTAAATAGAATGATTTTTTTCTATGAAAATGGGGAGTAG
- a CDS encoding Fur family transcriptional regulator, whose translation MEERIERIKKQLHAASYKLTPQREATVRVLLENEEDHLSAEDVYLLVKEKSPEIGLATVYRTLELLSELKVVDKINFGDGVSRYDLRQEGAQRFHHHLICTQCGAVQEIQEDLLGEVEKKVERDWSFKVKDHRLTFHGICKNCQENETDEK comes from the coding sequence ATGGAAGAGAGAATTGAACGAATTAAGAAGCAATTGCATGCAGCGAGCTATAAGTTAACACCACAACGTGAAGCAACGGTTCGTGTGCTGCTAGAAAATGAAGAAGATCATTTAAGCGCAGAAGATGTTTACCTCCTTGTAAAAGAAAAGTCGCCAGAGATCGGACTAGCAACCGTCTATCGAACTTTAGAGTTATTATCTGAGTTAAAAGTTGTTGATAAAATTAACTTCGGAGACGGTGTTTCACGCTATGACTTACGTCAAGAAGGTGCACAGCGTTTCCATCATCATTTAATTTGTACACAATGCGGTGCTGTACAAGAAATTCAAGAGGATTTACTTGGTGAAGTGGAGAAAAAAGTAGAACGAGACTGGAGCTTTAAGGTAAAAGACCATCGTTTAACTTTCCATGGGATTTGTAAAAATTGTCAAGAAAATGAAACGGATGAAAAATAA
- the spoIIM gene encoding stage II sporulation protein M: MLRKTWQNRVISHIQENSSLYIFVSVLLLMGVVFGAILVNSLQVNQKQDLSFYLNRFFGQVSKGEFAIASEMFRESYFSQLKYIGFIWLLGISIIGLPLIFILLFLKGVVVGFTVGFLVSQHGWNGLLLAFVSVLPQNLIIIPAFLVMTTVAASFSLRMIRHQFIRKINEPLLPMLIRYTCFFLIIGVILAIASSIEAYASPVLMKEVVESINKK; this comes from the coding sequence ATGTTACGAAAAACTTGGCAAAATCGTGTAATTTCTCATATCCAAGAGAATTCTTCGCTTTACATATTTGTTTCCGTTTTATTATTGATGGGAGTAGTATTTGGGGCAATTCTTGTAAATAGTTTGCAGGTGAATCAAAAGCAAGATTTATCTTTTTATTTGAACCGATTTTTTGGACAAGTTTCCAAAGGTGAATTTGCAATTGCGAGTGAAATGTTTCGAGAAAGTTACTTTTCACAATTAAAATATATTGGATTTATTTGGCTGTTAGGTATTTCAATTATTGGATTACCACTGATCTTTATTTTATTATTTTTAAAAGGGGTAGTTGTTGGGTTTACAGTAGGTTTTTTAGTGAGTCAGCACGGTTGGAATGGATTGTTATTAGCATTTGTATCCGTGTTGCCACAAAATTTAATTATCATTCCAGCGTTTCTTGTAATGACGACAGTTGCTGCAAGTTTTTCTTTACGTATGATTAGGCATCAATTTATTCGAAAAATCAACGAGCCGCTATTGCCGATGTTAATACGTTACACTTGCTTTTTTCTAATCATTGGAGTGATATTAGCAATTGCCTCTAGTATTGAAGCGTATGCTTCACCAGTTTTAATGAAAGAAGTCGTGGAGTCTATTAATAAAAAATAA
- a CDS encoding GNAT family N-acetyltransferase, whose translation MKPLLLDFPTLFQTERLQVRKPFPGDGTEVYEAIQASVEDLQPWMSITSETEESAEEIVREAHGQFLLRETLAFHLYDKVSGTFIGALTLHPENWDIPKFSLRFWLHSTYTKQGYMTEAVKGAVQFAFDKLGARRLEIRCDATNVNACALAERLEFILEGTLENDFLAPDGSLRDTRVYAKIN comes from the coding sequence TTGAAACCATTATTATTAGATTTTCCAACATTATTTCAAACTGAGCGCCTACAAGTACGCAAACCATTCCCAGGTGATGGAACAGAGGTGTATGAAGCAATTCAAGCTTCTGTAGAAGACTTACAACCTTGGATGTCCATTACATCTGAAACAGAAGAAAGTGCTGAGGAAATAGTTCGGGAAGCTCATGGACAATTTTTACTTCGTGAAACATTAGCTTTTCACTTATATGATAAAGTATCTGGTACGTTTATTGGAGCTCTTACCCTTCATCCAGAAAACTGGGATATTCCAAAATTTTCACTTCGTTTCTGGTTACATAGCACTTATACAAAACAAGGTTATATGACAGAAGCAGTAAAAGGCGCTGTCCAGTTTGCTTTTGATAAACTTGGTGCGAGACGACTTGAAATTCGCTGTGATGCTACAAATGTAAATGCATGTGCCTTAGCAGAACGTCTTGAATTTATTTTAGAAGGTACACTAGAAAACGACTTTCTTGCTCCAGACGGTAGCTTACGTGACACACGCGTATACGCCAAAATTAATTAA
- a CDS encoding NUDIX hydrolase → MSNLAERTIATEPIFDGKVIKVRVDDVVLPNGEVSKREIVNHPGAVAIIAVTDEKKIVLVEQYRKALEKEIVEIPAGKLEPGEKPEVTAARELEEETGYVCDKMEFVTSFYTSPGFADEILYVYKATGLKKKENKAALDEDEFVELMEVSLEEAVELMKNQRIHDAKTMFAVQYLQLQK, encoded by the coding sequence GTGAGTAATCTTGCAGAGAGAACGATTGCAACCGAACCAATTTTTGATGGGAAAGTTATTAAAGTTCGTGTTGATGATGTAGTATTGCCAAATGGAGAAGTGAGTAAACGTGAGATTGTCAATCATCCTGGTGCGGTTGCTATAATTGCTGTGACAGATGAAAAGAAAATCGTGCTTGTTGAGCAGTACCGTAAAGCATTAGAAAAAGAGATTGTAGAAATTCCTGCTGGAAAATTAGAGCCTGGAGAAAAGCCAGAGGTAACAGCGGCTCGTGAATTAGAAGAAGAGACAGGGTATGTATGTGACAAAATGGAATTTGTTACATCTTTCTATACATCACCTGGTTTTGCGGATGAAATTCTATATGTATACAAAGCAACTGGATTGAAGAAAAAGGAAAATAAAGCAGCTTTAGATGAAGATGAGTTTGTGGAATTAATGGAAGTTTCATTAGAAGAAGCAGTTGAACTTATGAAAAATCAACGTATCCATGATGCAAAGACTATGTTCGCTGTGCAATACTTGCAATTACAAAAATAA
- the mciZ gene encoding Z-ring formation inhibitor MciZ — MKVYILPNRITLVGKAWQIRHQLKQYGKEYETVKEWITANEK; from the coding sequence ATGAAAGTATATATTTTACCAAATCGTATCACGTTGGTCGGAAAGGCTTGGCAAATTCGGCATCAGCTAAAGCAATACGGAAAAGAGTATGAAACTGTAAAAGAATGGATTACAGCAAACGAAAAGTAA
- a CDS encoding aldo/keto reductase → MKKRQLGNSDLYVTEMGLGCMSLGTNEHEAIRIIHEAMDLGINFFDTADLYNYGLNEEFVGKALKGKRDQIVLTTKVGNRWIEEKNGWSWDPSKAYIKAEVKESLRRLQTDYIDLYQLHGGTIEDPIDETIEAFEELKQEGVIRHYGISSIRPNVIREYAKRSNIVSVLMEYSLLNRQPEEWFPLLQEHQISIIARGPLAKGLLTDNNERKIEKVKEKDYLSYSYDELIKTLTTVKEITKERSLTETALQYCLHDPIVAAVIPGASSIQQLQENVQANNQSPLTTEEYKQIQAAVKCDTYTLHR, encoded by the coding sequence ATGAAAAAACGTCAATTAGGAAACTCAGATTTATATGTTACTGAAATGGGACTCGGTTGTATGTCCCTTGGCACCAATGAACATGAAGCGATCCGCATCATCCATGAAGCAATGGATTTAGGAATTAATTTTTTTGATACAGCAGACTTATACAATTATGGATTAAATGAAGAATTTGTTGGAAAAGCTCTTAAGGGAAAACGCGATCAAATTGTTCTTACAACGAAAGTAGGAAACCGCTGGATTGAGGAGAAAAACGGCTGGTCTTGGGACCCTTCTAAAGCTTATATAAAAGCAGAGGTAAAAGAAAGTTTACGCCGCCTGCAAACGGATTATATTGATTTATATCAACTTCACGGCGGTACAATCGAAGATCCTATCGATGAAACAATAGAAGCATTTGAAGAATTAAAACAAGAAGGTGTGATTCGTCATTACGGAATTTCTTCTATCCGTCCAAACGTCATTCGTGAATATGCAAAACGTTCTAATATCGTTAGTGTATTGATGGAATATAGTCTTTTAAATCGCCAGCCTGAAGAATGGTTTCCACTACTTCAGGAGCATCAAATTAGCATCATTGCACGAGGACCACTTGCGAAAGGATTGTTAACTGATAACAATGAAAGAAAGATAGAAAAAGTGAAAGAAAAAGATTATCTTTCTTATTCTTATGATGAGTTAATAAAAACATTAACTACTGTAAAAGAAATTACAAAGGAACGTTCGTTAACTGAAACAGCTCTTCAATATTGTTTACATGACCCGATTGTGGCAGCTGTTATTCCTGGCGCTAGCTCCATCCAGCAACTACAAGAAAATGTACAAGCTAACAATCAATCTCCATTAACAACTGAAGAATATAAACAAATTCAAGCAGCTGTTAAATGCGATACATACACATTACACCGATAA
- a CDS encoding aldo/keto reductase: MYIPTTTLHNGVKMPMLGLGVYKAKEGEEVKQAVKTALEVGYRSIDTATVYENESGVGEAIRESGIAREELFITTKVWNDDQGYEATLQAFDKSLKELQMDYVDLYLIHWPIRGKYIDTYRALEKLYEEGKVRAIGVSNFHQHHLEQLLPNCNVKPMVNQVELHPMLAQFELRDFCQNEQIQMEAWSPLMRGGEVFQHPIIQEIAKKYEKTPAQIILRWDIQSGIVTIPKSVTPSRIQENFTIFDFSLTEEEIKQIDTLDRNLHVGTNPDKYDTM, from the coding sequence ATGTATATTCCAACAACTACACTTCATAATGGCGTGAAAATGCCGATGCTTGGTTTAGGTGTATATAAAGCAAAAGAGGGAGAAGAAGTAAAGCAAGCGGTAAAAACAGCTTTAGAAGTTGGATATCGCTCTATTGATACAGCGACTGTATATGAAAATGAAAGCGGTGTCGGAGAAGCGATTCGTGAATCAGGAATCGCACGTGAAGAATTGTTTATTACGACAAAAGTATGGAATGACGATCAAGGCTATGAAGCAACACTTCAAGCATTTGACAAAAGTTTGAAGGAATTACAAATGGATTATGTGGATTTATATTTGATTCACTGGCCAATAAGAGGGAAATACATAGATACATATCGTGCCCTTGAGAAATTATATGAAGAAGGAAAAGTACGTGCAATTGGTGTTTCAAATTTTCATCAGCACCATTTAGAACAGTTGTTGCCAAATTGTAATGTGAAGCCGATGGTGAACCAAGTAGAGCTTCATCCGATGCTTGCACAGTTTGAATTACGTGATTTTTGTCAAAATGAACAAATTCAAATGGAAGCATGGAGCCCGTTAATGAGAGGCGGCGAAGTATTTCAACATCCGATTATTCAAGAAATTGCTAAAAAGTATGAAAAAACGCCTGCTCAAATTATTTTACGCTGGGATATTCAAAGTGGCATTGTAACAATCCCTAAATCTGTTACACCATCGCGTATTCAAGAGAACTTTACTATTTTTGATTTTTCATTAACAGAAGAAGAAATCAAACAAATTGATACGCTTGATCGCAATTTACATGTTGGAACAAATCCTGATAAATACGATACGATGTAA
- a CDS encoding DNA topology modulation protein translates to MRKIMIIGSGGAGKSTFSRRLGEILQLPVFHLDALYWKKDWVLASREEQIQVQKELVTQEAWIIDGNYGFTMDIRLEAADTIIFIDLPRIQCLYRVIKRRIQYHNKTRPDMGEGCEEQLDFEFLKWVWTYPKVKRPAIFGKIQAVSAEKNIVIFKSSAEIEEFLQKL, encoded by the coding sequence ATGAGAAAGATTATGATTATTGGTTCTGGGGGAGCTGGAAAATCAACTTTTTCACGGCGATTAGGGGAGATACTACAACTTCCAGTATTTCATCTTGATGCACTCTATTGGAAAAAAGATTGGGTGCTAGCAAGTCGCGAAGAACAAATACAGGTACAAAAAGAATTAGTAACGCAGGAAGCTTGGATTATCGATGGAAACTATGGATTTACAATGGATATACGATTAGAGGCAGCTGATACCATTATCTTTATTGATTTGCCAAGAATACAATGTTTATATCGCGTAATAAAAAGAAGGATACAATATCATAATAAAACGCGCCCTGATATGGGAGAAGGGTGTGAAGAACAATTAGATTTTGAGTTCTTGAAGTGGGTATGGACGTATCCAAAAGTGAAACGACCTGCTATTTTTGGGAAAATACAAGCTGTATCTGCTGAGAAAAATATTGTTATTTTCAAATCTTCAGCTGAAATAGAGGAGTTTTTACAAAAGCTATAA
- a CDS encoding GrpB family protein has protein sequence MRKIVVVPYENHWGEKFQIESQRLKAAMPEHVKVHHIGSTSVPGLAAKPIVDMIMEVENIESVDHWNECFQQLGYIVKGENGIPGRRFFIHGTEEKRSYHLHVFGTGNPEITRHLAFRDYMMAHCEEAEVYAALKKDLAEKFTYDGDQYTEGKNDFVRNIDEKALEWRKNNGSE, from the coding sequence ATGAGAAAGATTGTAGTCGTTCCTTATGAAAACCATTGGGGTGAGAAATTTCAAATAGAATCACAGAGGTTAAAAGCAGCGATGCCAGAACATGTGAAAGTACATCACATTGGTAGCACATCAGTACCGGGACTCGCAGCAAAGCCAATTGTTGATATGATTATGGAAGTAGAGAACATTGAGAGCGTAGATCATTGGAATGAATGTTTTCAACAACTTGGTTACATTGTAAAAGGTGAGAATGGTATCCCGGGTCGCCGCTTTTTTATTCATGGAACAGAAGAAAAACGATCGTATCATTTACATGTTTTCGGAACAGGAAATCCGGAAATTACACGTCATTTAGCATTTCGCGATTATATGATGGCACACTGTGAAGAGGCAGAGGTATATGCGGCATTGAAAAAAGATTTAGCAGAAAAATTCACATATGATGGAGATCAATATACAGAAGGAAAGAATGACTTCGTGCGTAACATTGATGAGAAAGCACTTGAGTGGAGAAAAAATAACGGAAGCGAGTAA
- a CDS encoding YqkE family protein, producing the protein MKKKKQRQMQRQTQMNQPEKDSITIGDQLNKSLMNQLKSKKKELQVRAEQKEIEEQERKRKEQKEREKNKSFEELLSESNLTWKDFK; encoded by the coding sequence ATGAAGAAAAAGAAACAGAGACAAATGCAAAGACAAACGCAAATGAATCAGCCAGAGAAAGATTCCATTACAATTGGTGATCAATTGAATAAATCGTTAATGAATCAATTGAAAAGTAAGAAGAAAGAATTACAAGTAAGAGCGGAGCAAAAAGAAATAGAAGAACAAGAAAGAAAGCGTAAAGAGCAAAAGGAACGTGAAAAGAATAAATCGTTTGAAGAATTATTAAGTGAAAGTAATCTCACTTGGAAAGACTTTAAATAA
- a CDS encoding bifunctional metallophosphatase/5'-nucleotidase: MWKKVIPAALVLSTITFSSVFAAPPSQVPAEQNRYIDVQMLGINDLHGQLDTVKKINNKEAGGAEYLAAYLRDREKQNPNTLMVHAGDIVGASPPVSALLQDEPTIEFLNDLGFDVGTIGNHEFDEGINEMNRLIYGGYHEKTGNFKGANFPYVAANFYNKSTGRLFLPPFTVKMVQGVPVGFIGVVTTDVPNVVMPTMLKNVQITDEVEAINTSVKQLKKLGVKSIVVLAHNGGTTDDNGVTNGDIVRLANETDPEVDVIFGGHSHTYVNGTVNNKLVVQANSYGMAFADVDVKIDRKTKDIIEKKAEVVTTYHEGIKPDQQVKKKMDQYQEKIAPLVNQVVGKSTAPMDRKQNAAGESTLGNLIADVQRSTMNTQIALMNPGGIRNDLDAGDITWGELYGIQPFGNQLIKVNLTGQDIRDILNQQWQKSVTRMLQISGIQYTWDANKPDGEKVTNIHLTNGEELVASKTYSVVANAFLASGGDGFVSFKNGKDAETGPTDFEALVDYVKQVKEPIQPIIDGRIQKVN, translated from the coding sequence ATGTGGAAAAAAGTCATTCCTGCAGCTTTAGTATTAAGTACAATTACTTTTTCAAGTGTATTTGCTGCACCTCCATCTCAAGTACCAGCAGAACAAAATCGCTACATAGACGTACAAATGCTTGGTATTAACGACCTTCACGGTCAACTAGACACTGTAAAGAAAATTAACAACAAAGAAGCCGGGGGAGCTGAATACTTAGCTGCTTATTTACGTGATCGTGAAAAACAAAACCCAAATACACTTATGGTTCATGCTGGCGATATTGTCGGAGCAAGTCCTCCAGTTTCTGCATTATTGCAAGATGAACCTACAATCGAATTTTTAAATGATTTAGGTTTTGATGTTGGAACTATTGGAAATCATGAATTTGACGAAGGTATTAACGAAATGAATCGCCTTATTTACGGTGGGTATCACGAAAAAACAGGGAATTTTAAAGGAGCAAACTTCCCTTATGTTGCTGCAAATTTCTACAATAAATCAACTGGACGCTTATTTCTACCACCATTTACTGTAAAAATGGTACAAGGAGTTCCTGTCGGCTTTATCGGGGTTGTAACAACGGATGTTCCTAACGTTGTTATGCCTACTATGCTAAAAAATGTACAAATTACAGATGAAGTTGAAGCAATTAACACATCCGTAAAACAACTGAAAAAACTAGGTGTTAAATCGATCGTTGTTCTTGCACATAATGGAGGTACAACGGATGATAACGGCGTAACAAATGGCGATATCGTTCGCTTAGCAAATGAGACTGATCCAGAAGTCGATGTCATTTTCGGCGGTCATAGTCACACTTATGTAAATGGAACCGTTAATAACAAACTTGTCGTACAAGCAAATTCTTATGGAATGGCTTTCGCTGATGTCGATGTAAAAATTGATCGTAAAACAAAAGATATTATTGAGAAAAAAGCAGAAGTTGTTACAACCTACCATGAAGGAATAAAACCTGACCAACAAGTGAAAAAGAAAATGGATCAGTATCAAGAAAAAATTGCTCCTCTTGTAAATCAGGTTGTTGGAAAATCTACCGCTCCAATGGATCGTAAACAAAATGCCGCGGGTGAATCCACTCTTGGAAATTTAATTGCTGATGTTCAGCGCTCGACCATGAATACTCAAATTGCCCTCATGAATCCTGGTGGTATTCGCAATGATCTAGATGCTGGCGATATTACATGGGGAGAATTATATGGCATTCAACCATTTGGGAATCAATTGATAAAAGTTAATTTAACTGGTCAAGACATTCGAGATATTTTGAATCAACAGTGGCAAAAAAGTGTAACAAGAATGCTTCAAATTTCAGGTATTCAGTACACTTGGGATGCGAATAAACCAGACGGTGAAAAAGTTACCAATATCCATTTAACAAATGGAGAAGAGCTAGTTGCCTCTAAAACTTACAGCGTTGTTGCAAATGCTTTTCTAGCTTCAGGCGGTGATGGATTTGTATCCTTTAAAAATGGAAAAGATGCCGAAACAGGACCAACTGATTTCGAAGCGTTAGTGGATTATGTAAAACAAGTAAAAGAACCGATTCAACCTATTATTGATGGGAGAATTCAAAAAGTTAATTAA
- a CDS encoding ferritin-like domain-containing protein: protein MYSYSNDCNLIYRQNDKLIHDIENAINGEYSAINCYAKLANLAPQDNERNQILEIRQDEIKHFQQFVQIYIHLTGKQPQPKIIEQCPDSYVNGLEYALQDEQRTVDFYLKIADDTTDQYIKETFRRTAADEQNHAVWFLYYFLKAKK, encoded by the coding sequence ATGTATTCTTATTCAAATGATTGCAATTTGATATACAGACAAAACGACAAGCTAATTCATGACATTGAAAATGCAATTAACGGAGAGTATAGTGCAATAAATTGCTATGCTAAATTAGCTAATTTAGCTCCACAAGATAATGAACGCAATCAAATACTCGAAATCCGACAAGACGAAATAAAACATTTCCAGCAATTTGTACAAATTTATATTCATTTAACCGGTAAACAACCTCAGCCAAAAATTATTGAACAATGTCCAGATTCTTATGTGAATGGATTAGAATACGCGCTACAAGATGAGCAACGAACAGTCGATTTTTACTTGAAAATTGCAGATGATACTACAGATCAATATATTAAAGAGACATTTCGTAGAACAGCAGCAGATGAACAAAATCACGCCGTTTGGTTCCTATATTATTTTTTAAAAGCTAAAAAATAA
- a CDS encoding ribbon-helix-helix domain-containing protein codes for MTVGEIIDCLNKREPLAIIAKRLDMSPYALSKKLRVLGYEYDGEQKKRIFIGEGEEPRHLYLQEATALQYVKTDYQVLIYEQLQKIYELLRKREELIIPKIVKSNEKKKRTFSIYTEILEKLDVVSDATGIHKSRIVEEALIEFLRKYEEADEMYQDK; via the coding sequence GTGACGGTTGGAGAAATTATAGATTGCTTAAACAAACGTGAACCACTTGCTATTATTGCGAAACGCCTCGACATGAGCCCATATGCATTGTCGAAAAAGTTAAGAGTGCTTGGATATGAATATGATGGTGAACAGAAGAAACGAATATTCATTGGAGAGGGAGAAGAGCCCCGCCATTTATATCTTCAAGAAGCTACTGCGCTTCAATATGTCAAAACAGATTATCAGGTTTTGATTTATGAACAATTGCAAAAAATTTATGAATTACTGCGAAAACGAGAGGAACTTATTATCCCCAAAATAGTCAAAAGTAATGAGAAGAAAAAACGTACTTTTTCTATATATACGGAAATTTTAGAGAAACTAGACGTTGTATCGGATGCAACAGGTATTCATAAATCTAGAATTGTAGAAGAAGCGTTGATAGAATTTTTGCGGAAATATGAAGAAGCTGATGAAATGTATCAGGATAAATGA
- a CDS encoding alpha/beta fold hydrolase: protein MLFRSHTPQFYNEFKNPTSNSVATIESVTINKHQQSLLIRGQDVNQPILLCCHGGPGTAQIGFIRHFQKDLEKHFIVVNWDQRGAGKSFSWRDIKAPFTIEQFVLDALEVIKYLLSRFKKQKLFLAGHSWGSIIGLQIANQYPEYIEAYIGIGQIVHMKQNEELLYQHLIHSAKKHGHERALTSLTKLGKPPFLDMRRLIIQRKWLGTFGGAVQNGTSFSFIRKGLFSSEYTLLDWVRFLAGNMKSGALWEEMLTVDFFSSISKLSVPVYFCSGRFDYQTPYALVQQYCDTIQAPIKKMIWFPNSAHSPNLEEPKLFAKSLCSIKQELSFLH from the coding sequence ATGCTGTTTCGTAGCCACACTCCACAGTTTTACAACGAATTTAAGAATCCAACTTCAAATAGCGTCGCTACGATAGAAAGCGTGACGATTAACAAGCATCAGCAATCTCTACTCATTCGTGGTCAAGACGTAAATCAACCTATTTTATTATGCTGTCATGGCGGTCCTGGCACGGCACAAATTGGATTCATTCGCCATTTTCAAAAAGATTTAGAAAAGCACTTTATTGTTGTCAATTGGGATCAACGTGGAGCAGGAAAATCTTTTTCTTGGCGGGATATAAAAGCACCTTTCACAATTGAACAATTTGTTTTAGATGCACTTGAAGTAATAAAATACCTTCTTTCTCGCTTCAAAAAACAAAAACTATTTCTCGCTGGACATTCTTGGGGAAGTATTATCGGTCTACAAATTGCAAATCAATATCCAGAATACATCGAAGCCTACATTGGCATCGGTCAGATTGTACATATGAAGCAAAACGAAGAATTGCTCTATCAGCATTTAATTCATTCTGCAAAAAAACATGGACACGAGCGGGCATTGACCTCTCTAACAAAACTAGGAAAACCTCCTTTTCTAGATATGCGGCGTCTTATCATTCAAAGGAAGTGGCTCGGTACATTTGGAGGAGCAGTTCAAAACGGGACTTCGTTTTCTTTCATTCGTAAAGGGCTATTTTCTTCAGAATATACATTGCTAGATTGGGTGAGATTTCTCGCAGGAAATATGAAATCTGGGGCATTATGGGAAGAAATGCTGACAGTAGATTTCTTTTCTTCAATCTCAAAACTTTCCGTACCTGTTTATTTTTGTTCTGGTCGTTTCGACTATCAAACACCTTATGCACTCGTTCAACAATATTGCGATACAATTCAAGCACCCATCAAAAAAATGATTTGGTTCCCAAACTCTGCTCATTCACCAAATTTAGAAGAACCTAAACTGTTTGCAAAGTCTTTATGCTCTATTAAACAAGAGCTATCTTTTCTACACTAG
- a CDS encoding Na+/H+ antiporter family protein yields MNAVLIAVAVMLLLSLLRVQVIVAIIVGALTGGLIGGLGISETINTFTTGLGNSAPIALSYAMLGGFAISLSKTGLPDAMIHTALNLVGNEKDTQKQTYSKILILFIILAMACFSQNVIPVHIAFIPILIPALLKVLNELKVDRRLVTCIITFGLITPYMWVPAGFGKIYHDVLQTNAQQSGLTFDVALIPKAMTIPAIGMIIGLCIAVFITYRKPRTYHTEPIHAASDEAAPYTKRSISFGLLSIIATLSVQLATESMIFGALAGIIVLSVSGSLPLKEADAILTSGMRMMSFIGFVMISAAGFGAVLRKTGHVESLVQTSVNLIGNSKPLAAFLMLVIGLLVTMGIGSSFSTIPILTTIFVPLCIQLGFSPMATIAIIGTAGALGDAGSPASDSTLGPTSGLNADGRHHHIWDTCVPTFLHYNIPLLIFGFIAAITL; encoded by the coding sequence ATGAACGCTGTACTCATCGCAGTAGCAGTGATGCTACTGCTTAGTTTATTACGTGTCCAAGTCATTGTCGCTATTATCGTCGGTGCCTTAACAGGTGGACTAATTGGTGGACTTGGAATTTCAGAAACAATCAATACTTTTACTACGGGTCTTGGAAACAGTGCTCCAATCGCTTTAAGTTACGCCATGCTCGGAGGATTTGCTATTTCTCTTTCCAAAACAGGTCTGCCCGACGCTATGATTCATACTGCACTGAACTTAGTTGGTAATGAAAAAGACACACAAAAGCAAACATATTCAAAAATACTCATTTTATTTATTATTTTGGCAATGGCTTGTTTTTCACAAAATGTTATTCCGGTTCATATTGCTTTTATCCCTATTCTAATTCCAGCGCTTTTAAAAGTACTAAATGAACTGAAAGTGGACCGCCGGCTTGTTACATGTATTATTACATTCGGATTAATCACTCCTTACATGTGGGTTCCAGCTGGATTTGGAAAAATTTATCACGATGTACTACAAACAAATGCACAGCAAAGCGGACTTACATTTGATGTAGCGCTTATCCCAAAAGCAATGACAATTCCAGCAATAGGAATGATTATCGGTCTATGTATCGCTGTTTTCATTACATATCGTAAACCACGTACTTATCACACCGAACCTATTCATGCCGCATCTGATGAAGCCGCTCCTTATACAAAAAGAAGCATTTCCTTTGGGTTATTGTCTATTATCGCAACACTAAGTGTGCAGCTAGCAACAGAATCCATGATTTTTGGCGCACTAGCTGGAATCATTGTATTATCCGTTAGTGGTAGCCTTCCTTTAAAAGAAGCTGACGCTATTTTAACAAGTGGTATGCGAATGATGTCATTTATCGGTTTCGTCATGATTTCTGCCGCTGGATTCGGAGCAGTTCTTCGGAAAACAGGGCATGTTGAATCACTTGTTCAGACAAGCGTCAATTTAATTGGAAACAGCAAACCGCTCGCTGCCTTTCTTATGCTTGTTATCGGTCTGCTCGTTACGATGGGAATCGGTTCTTCCTTTTCTACCATTCCGATTTTAACAACCATCTTCGTCCCGCTATGTATCCAACTTGGGTTTAGCCCGATGGCAACCATCGCGATTATCGGTACAGCTGGTGCATTAGGTGATGCTGGTTCTCCAGCATCTGATAGTACACTAGGACCTACCTCAGGTTTAAATGCTGATGGCAGGCATCATCATATATGGGATACGTGTGTCCCAACTTTTCTTCACTACAATATTCCGTTACTTATATTCGGCTTTATTGCTGCTATAACATTATAA